Genomic window (Verrucomicrobiia bacterium):
TCGGCGGCAAACCGATGTTCAGTCCGTTCGGCGCCTTCCCGCCTTCCTACGAATTAACCATTCTGTTCGGCGCGTTTGGCGCCATCGGCGGCATGTTATTCCTGAACCGCCTTCCGAAACTGCATCATCCGTTGCTGAAGCACCGTCGCTTTGCGTTGGTGACGCATGACAAGTTTTTCGTGGTGATCGAAACGTCCGATCCCAAGTATTCTGAAACCGAAACCCGCAAGCTGCTTGAAGGCGCCGGCAGCAAGCGCATCGAAATGGTGGAGGAATAATGCGCTACTTTATCATCACTTTGGGCATTTTGGTGCTGGGCGTCATGCTGATTGCCGGGCGGCGCGGAGATCTATCGCGCAATCGCCCGATCCAGATTTTCCCGGACATGAAGCGTCAGGCCAAGTTGCGCCCGCAAACCGCCAACGGATTTTTTCCGAACGGACTCAGTTCGCAATTGCCGCCCGACGGCACCATCGCCCAGGAAAAACCGCTGCAAGTGGCGGGACGCGAGGTTTACTCGTTTGAAGACGCGCCGATGAACACGGGGCGCCAGACCGGCACGACTAATTTCATTGAGTTGAATCCGTTCCCGATAACGGGTGGATTCCTCGCGCGCGGCGAACGCGAATTCAACATCTATTGCGCACCGTGCCACGGGAAGACCGGGGAAGGCACGGGCATCACCAAAAAAATTGGGGCGATGGCGGTGGTCGCCAACCTGCACGACAAGCGCATCGTTGAACTGACGGATGGGGAGGTCTTTCACATTATCAGTCATGGCAAGGGCGTGATGCAGGGGTATGCGTCACAAATTTCCGTCACCGATCGCTGGGCGATTGTCGGTTATTTGCGCGCGTTGCAGCTCAGCCAGCTCGGCACCGTGGATGACCTTTCACCGGAACTGCGGGCCACACTCAACAAGTAAGCGTATGAGTCAACAAGACGAATTTTCCAATACTGACCCGGTGGCCCGCCCGTTGGACTTGGCGCGCTGGCGCAACCTGCCGCTCAAGTTGATCGGCGCGGGTTTGCTCATCG
Coding sequences:
- a CDS encoding cytochrome c, with translation MRYFIITLGILVLGVMLIAGRRGDLSRNRPIQIFPDMKRQAKLRPQTANGFFPNGLSSQLPPDGTIAQEKPLQVAGREVYSFEDAPMNTGRQTGTTNFIELNPFPITGGFLARGEREFNIYCAPCHGKTGEGTGITKKIGAMAVVANLHDKRIVELTDGEVFHIISHGKGVMQGYASQISVTDRWAIVGYLRALQLSQLGTVDDLSPELRATLNK
- a CDS encoding DUF3341 domain-containing protein; protein product: MSTHAKAFGILAEFENTPTVLHAAEKIRDAGFRKWDVFTPFPIHGMDRAMGVKNSKVGWFAFLGGVTGYTTGMLMIWWMNAVDYQIIIGGKPMFSPFGAFPPSYELTILFGAFGAIGGMLFLNRLPKLHHPLLKHRRFALVTHDKFFVVIETSDPKYSETETRKLLEGAGSKRIEMVEE